One genomic region from Proteus vulgaris encodes:
- a CDS encoding OsmC family protein, which yields MPIIEFSSVITNDASSPLQMQCSSRQFTLIVDEPVAYGGEDSGVNPIEALLSSIGACKGIVAKSFARLHRIKLKNIRIEMKGEIDPDGYMGKNKSAKIGLSRLSTHYFIQADNTKEEIQAFIDFIEHTCPLSDTIKNAPMFHTFVEIE from the coding sequence ATGCCAATTATTGAGTTTTCATCAGTTATCACTAATGACGCATCTTCGCCCTTACAAATGCAATGTTCTTCACGACAATTTACGCTAATTGTCGATGAACCTGTTGCCTATGGCGGTGAAGACAGTGGTGTTAATCCCATTGAAGCATTACTCTCCTCAATTGGCGCATGTAAAGGGATTGTCGCTAAGAGCTTCGCACGGCTTCACCGTATTAAGCTTAAAAATATCCGTATTGAGATGAAAGGCGAGATCGATCCAGATGGATATATGGGAAAAAATAAGAGTGCAAAAATTGGCTTAAGTCGTCTTTCAACGCATTATTTTATCCAAGCCGATAATACAAAAGAGGAAATACAGGCGTTTATTGATTTTATTGAACACACTTGTCCGCTTTCTGACACTATCAAAAATGCCCCTATGTTTCATACCTTTGTTGAAATTGAATAA
- a CDS encoding DHA2 family efflux MFS transporter permease subunit yields the protein MNKAEKIVTQPRSMISVLMLGTFVGLFGETALNMALTNLMEQFVISAGLAQWLVTGYLLTLAIFVPISAILVRWFNTRSLIISALLISLLGCVVAALAPNFAILMIGRVIQATGTGIILPVLMSAALLIFPLYQRGAVMGVIGLTITLAPALGPTLSGFILTSMNWHAIFWISALCYIAVLVLAFRSMEHIGTLTKPRIDIISLLLSSIGFSGVIYGLAVLAEHSITSVNVWGSVLIGILSLLLFCWRQKQLATPMINLQIFKHSIFVVGLLMMIVCMMSVLSVAIILPIYLKDVLLFSAAIAGILLLPGNIINVIFSPLIGFLYNRYDARFFAVIGALFMLLSASIFLVVINEYTVAWKIVIAFMSLCMGVTCVIMPAQTTALSDLTPDLYADGSAIWNTLYQVSGALGTSIAITLMSYFRENALSQNSAIAALSFGTHAVFYFTLALSIIALLLAFRLKKPLAKATLSSK from the coding sequence ATGAACAAAGCAGAAAAAATTGTCACTCAACCCCGTTCAATGATAAGTGTCTTAATGTTAGGGACATTTGTGGGGTTATTTGGTGAAACCGCGCTGAATATGGCGCTAACAAATCTGATGGAACAATTCGTAATTAGTGCTGGGTTAGCACAATGGCTTGTGACTGGATATCTACTGACTTTAGCTATCTTCGTACCTATCTCCGCAATTTTAGTTCGGTGGTTTAATACGAGAAGTTTGATCATTAGCGCATTATTGATATCACTATTAGGCTGTGTAGTTGCCGCACTTGCACCTAATTTCGCTATCCTGATGATTGGACGTGTTATTCAAGCAACGGGGACAGGGATTATCCTGCCGGTATTAATGAGTGCAGCTTTACTGATCTTTCCTCTTTATCAAAGAGGTGCTGTTATGGGTGTTATTGGTTTAACAATCACCTTGGCTCCTGCATTAGGCCCCACATTATCGGGTTTTATTTTAACCTCAATGAACTGGCATGCCATTTTTTGGATCAGTGCGCTATGTTATATCGCCGTTTTAGTCTTGGCTTTTCGTTCAATGGAACATATTGGTACTCTGACAAAACCTCGTATTGATATTATTTCACTCTTATTATCTTCTATCGGTTTTTCTGGTGTGATTTATGGATTAGCTGTATTAGCCGAACATTCAATTACTTCAGTAAATGTTTGGGGTTCAGTATTAATAGGTATCTTGAGTTTATTGCTGTTTTGCTGGCGACAAAAACAGCTCGCAACACCAATGATTAACCTTCAAATTTTTAAGCACTCAATATTCGTTGTCGGGTTATTAATGATGATAGTTTGCATGATGAGCGTATTATCCGTTGCGATCATTCTTCCTATCTATTTGAAAGACGTTCTACTATTCAGTGCTGCGATTGCAGGTATTTTATTACTACCCGGCAATATCATTAATGTGATTTTTTCACCATTAATTGGTTTTCTTTATAATCGATACGATGCCCGCTTTTTTGCCGTTATAGGTGCATTGTTTATGTTGTTGAGTGCCAGCATTTTCTTAGTTGTTATTAATGAATATACTGTGGCATGGAAAATTGTTATCGCCTTTATGTCGCTTTGTATGGGCGTAACCTGTGTCATTATGCCAGCGCAAACAACCGCATTAAGCGATTTAACGCCGGATCTTTATGCTGATGGCTCTGCTATTTGGAACACGCTATATCAAGTTTCTGGTGCATTAGGCACCTCTATCGCCATTACGTTAATGTCTTATTTTCGTGAAAACGCCTTATCACAAAATAGTGCTATCGCCGCCCTATCATTTGGTACACACGCCGTATTTTATTTCACATTAGCCTTGAGCATCATTGCGTTATTACTGGCTTTTCGACTGAAAAAACCATTAGCAAAAGCAACGTTATCCTCTAAATAA
- the bioH gene encoding pimeloyl-ACP methyl ester esterase BioH, with translation MNKLYWQTMGEGKTHLVLLHGWGLNAEVWQSLIPRLSSHFTLHLVDLPGYGRSQGFPVLTLKEMADIVFTKAPDNAIWLGWSLGGLVASRVVLDNPNNVQALITVASSPCFAAHEDWPGIKPEVLKGFEQQLNENFHRTVERFLALQTLGTQSAREDMKALKSVVLEQPLPSVEVLNGGLEILRTEDLREELKTLSCPFIRFYGYLDGLVPRKVAGLLDAIYPHSPSVIFRNAAHAPFISHPDEFTQALIEACDIQS, from the coding sequence ATGAATAAATTGTATTGGCAGACAATGGGTGAAGGAAAAACGCATCTTGTGCTATTACACGGATGGGGATTGAATGCAGAGGTCTGGCAATCATTAATACCGCGACTAAGTTCGCATTTTACACTGCATCTTGTTGATCTCCCAGGATATGGTCGTAGCCAAGGGTTTCCTGTTCTTACATTAAAAGAGATGGCTGACATTGTTTTTACCAAAGCCCCCGATAATGCCATTTGGTTAGGATGGTCTTTAGGGGGATTAGTCGCCAGCCGTGTTGTTTTAGATAATCCCAATAATGTACAAGCATTGATTACAGTGGCTTCTTCGCCTTGCTTTGCTGCTCATGAGGATTGGCCGGGTATCAAACCTGAAGTGTTAAAGGGGTTTGAACAGCAGTTAAACGAGAATTTTCATCGTACAGTTGAACGTTTTTTAGCACTGCAAACATTGGGCACACAAAGTGCGCGTGAAGATATGAAGGCATTAAAGTCAGTAGTATTAGAGCAACCACTCCCTTCTGTCGAAGTACTTAATGGTGGACTAGAAATTTTGCGTACTGAGGATTTACGAGAAGAGTTAAAAACGCTGAGTTGTCCTTTTATTCGTTTTTATGGTTATTTAGATGGCTTAGTTCCTCGGAAAGTAGCTGGATTATTAGATGCTATTTATCCTCATTCACCTTCTGTTATTTTCCGTAATGCAGCTCATGCGCCATTTATTTCACATCCAGATGAATTTACTCAAGCGTTAATTGAGGCTTGTGATATTCAGTCGTGA
- a CDS encoding FeoC-like transcriptional regulator, whose product MASLIEVRDCIALNGRADARLISHQLNMPEPLVQAMLERLTLMGKLQEVDVEDCLTGSCKSCPEATACQTKLYQLV is encoded by the coding sequence ATGGCCAGTTTGATAGAAGTACGTGATTGTATCGCCCTTAATGGTCGAGCCGATGCCCGTCTTATCAGCCATCAACTCAATATGCCTGAACCGTTGGTGCAAGCAATGTTAGAGCGGCTCACATTGATGGGTAAGCTTCAAGAAGTCGATGTCGAGGATTGTCTTACGGGTAGCTGTAAAAGTTGCCCTGAAGCCACTGCCTGCCAGACAAAGCTTTATCAACTAGTTTAA
- the gntX gene encoding DNA utilization protein GntX, which yields MWITIAGYCWLCRQPLHYDTKGVCSSCIRHLPKQHNRCPCCLYPSSHSMMLCGRCLQSPPLWKQMLTVTDYQPPLNKLLHLYKYQPRPQIALCLARLFLLRWLSHRRENLVQIPDRIISVPSHHHRRWSRGFEQVEAIAKPLARWLNCAYQPNTLIRTRATLVQTHLNAKQRQQNLKNAFVLNNTVSVSGKNLALIDDVITTGATLKSIVPLLFRAGARSVEVWAICRTL from the coding sequence ATGTGGATAACAATAGCAGGATATTGTTGGTTGTGTCGCCAACCCTTACATTATGATACTAAAGGTGTTTGTTCGAGTTGTATTCGACATTTACCTAAGCAGCATAACCGCTGCCCATGCTGTTTATATCCCTCATCTCACTCTATGATGCTATGTGGGCGCTGCTTGCAATCACCTCCATTATGGAAACAGATGTTGACAGTCACTGACTATCAACCGCCATTAAATAAATTATTACACCTTTATAAATACCAACCTCGCCCTCAAATAGCTTTATGTCTTGCACGACTTTTTCTATTGCGATGGCTTTCACATCGGCGAGAAAACTTGGTGCAGATACCTGACAGAATTATTAGCGTTCCTTCGCATCATCATCGCCGTTGGTCTAGAGGCTTTGAGCAAGTAGAAGCTATCGCTAAGCCTTTGGCAAGGTGGCTAAATTGTGCTTATCAACCGAATACCCTGATAAGAACTCGTGCTACACTGGTGCAAACGCATCTTAATGCCAAACAAAGGCAACAAAATTTAAAGAATGCATTTGTATTAAATAACACAGTGTCGGTATCAGGGAAAAATCTGGCACTAATTGATGATGTTATCACTACAGGCGCGACATTAAAGAGCATAGTACCCTTGTTATTTCGTGCGGGAGCACGCTCTGTTGAGGTATGGGCGATTTGCCGAACCTTGTAG
- a CDS encoding OsmC family protein, protein MPITEFSSTITTGEQGRLQMQCASRQFQFLLDEPVSLGGKDSAMNPVEALLGTLGACKGIVAKSFARMHQINLKNIRIEVRGELDTDGFTGKNKEAKIGFSKITTEFFIEADNSEEEIAAFIAFIERTCPVADTIKNAPILETAFHLENVLA, encoded by the coding sequence ATGCCAATAACTGAATTTTCATCAACGATCACCACAGGCGAGCAAGGCAGATTACAAATGCAATGCGCGTCACGCCAATTTCAATTTTTACTTGATGAACCTGTATCACTGGGAGGTAAAGACAGTGCAATGAATCCTGTGGAAGCACTATTAGGTACGTTAGGTGCTTGTAAAGGTATCGTGGCAAAAAGCTTCGCACGTATGCACCAAATTAATCTTAAAAATATTCGCATTGAAGTCAGAGGCGAATTAGATACCGATGGTTTTACCGGAAAAAATAAAGAAGCTAAAATCGGTTTTAGTAAAATTACGACCGAGTTTTTTATTGAAGCAGATAATAGCGAAGAAGAGATCGCTGCATTTATCGCTTTTATTGAACGCACTTGCCCTGTTGCCGACACAATAAAAAATGCACCGATTCTAGAAACTGCATTTCACCTCGAGAATGTACTTGCATAG
- a CDS encoding TetR/AcrR family transcriptional regulator, which produces MAQNAKATPLNERGKKRADAIIKAATEIFIENGYEKTSLDMIITRSGGSRSTLYAHFGDKEGLLSAVIESLINDIFSVENNQEHINTPYDVLYQFGSCFIRKMLNSSSIGLYRLIIAESANHPQLSQNFYLLGPQKVYGHLTENLRSILPSLSEKQLFPLAQHFTEMLKTKLFFDKLYLPETVITEEQINDQVALCSRIIATYIEHELSLSKN; this is translated from the coding sequence ATGGCACAGAATGCCAAGGCTACCCCTTTAAATGAACGAGGTAAAAAAAGAGCCGACGCCATAATTAAAGCGGCAACAGAGATCTTTATTGAAAATGGCTACGAGAAAACAAGCCTTGATATGATAATCACCCGTTCTGGTGGCTCTCGCTCTACACTCTATGCGCATTTTGGTGATAAAGAAGGGTTACTTTCTGCCGTAATCGAGTCATTAATTAATGATATTTTTAGCGTCGAGAACAACCAAGAGCATATAAACACACCTTACGACGTGTTATACCAATTTGGCTCCTGCTTTATTCGTAAAATGCTTAATTCTAGTTCGATTGGTCTCTATCGTTTAATTATTGCTGAGTCAGCAAATCATCCCCAATTAAGTCAAAATTTCTACCTACTGGGTCCGCAAAAAGTATATGGACATCTTACTGAAAATTTACGTTCTATATTACCTTCGCTCTCTGAAAAACAGCTGTTTCCATTAGCGCAACATTTCACTGAAATGCTAAAGACTAAACTTTTTTTCGACAAACTCTATCTACCTGAAACAGTTATCACAGAGGAACAAATAAACGACCAAGTTGCCCTTTGTAGCCGTATTATTGCAACTTATATAGAGCACGAATTAAGTTTATCGAAAAATTAG
- a CDS encoding amidohydrolase family protein has translation MVNSKKVIRGGTFITMDKTHGDIINGALLIEGNRITGISQAIDGFDSHKDAEFIDAQGAIVMPGMVDAHRHDWMSLFRGVSTEESLPAFLINTFYAFGSVLTADNMYAAVLAGNISALNAGTTTVYEVNDCVNTPEHALNAIQAMKDSGIRGVYAYGMQVYDFKPIGFKSQDERLANVREITGSQFNGQDRLEMGMLISDLGTVPFDISAKQIKLTDELGIKCASHTGAAKTSLLLRGLRELDDRGLLLPGHLHAHSNGLTGEDWKLVAKTGGYVVSTPSSELQMGMGFLPYRACVEHDIPFALGTDLTGVTTDDMFTQVNIALQIERALANDKVHQRDTMPFEITPTVREALHWVTLGGAEIMGLADEIGSLTEGKKADVIVIRHKDDFVPTMNPAGCVVQMTKGSDVDTVIADGVIRKRDGKLVGFDMAKVETLSQCAFNTLSEKSKSFTTLSAQEVEKFFRLAERKASFNFAQAYSDDYFAHQFNE, from the coding sequence ATGGTAAATAGTAAAAAAGTGATCCGCGGTGGCACGTTTATCACAATGGATAAAACACATGGCGACATTATTAATGGTGCATTATTAATCGAAGGAAATCGCATTACGGGTATTAGTCAGGCGATAGATGGCTTTGATTCTCATAAAGATGCTGAGTTTATTGATGCTCAAGGTGCGATTGTTATGCCAGGAATGGTGGATGCACACCGCCATGATTGGATGTCGCTTTTTCGTGGTGTATCAACTGAGGAATCATTGCCTGCATTTTTAATTAATACATTTTATGCTTTTGGTAGTGTCTTAACGGCTGACAATATGTATGCAGCGGTACTTGCGGGTAATATCAGTGCATTAAATGCAGGTACAACAACGGTTTATGAAGTTAACGATTGTGTGAATACACCAGAACATGCTCTCAATGCAATTCAAGCAATGAAAGATAGTGGTATTCGTGGTGTTTATGCCTATGGAATGCAAGTCTATGATTTCAAACCTATTGGCTTTAAATCTCAAGATGAGCGATTAGCGAACGTACGAGAAATCACGGGTAGCCAATTTAATGGACAAGATCGTTTGGAAATGGGAATGCTCATTTCTGATCTAGGCACAGTGCCTTTTGATATTTCAGCAAAACAGATCAAATTAACGGATGAGCTAGGTATCAAATGTGCGTCACATACAGGAGCTGCCAAGACCTCACTGTTGCTACGAGGATTACGCGAGTTAGACGACAGAGGCTTGCTTTTACCCGGTCATTTACATGCTCATAGTAATGGATTAACAGGTGAAGATTGGAAACTGGTTGCCAAAACTGGAGGGTATGTTGTCAGTACTCCATCAAGTGAATTACAAATGGGAATGGGCTTTTTGCCTTATCGCGCTTGTGTTGAACATGATATTCCTTTTGCATTGGGAACGGATTTAACTGGTGTGACAACCGATGATATGTTTACCCAAGTGAATATTGCGCTTCAAATAGAACGTGCACTTGCTAATGATAAGGTGCATCAACGCGATACCATGCCTTTTGAAATCACACCAACAGTAAGAGAAGCTTTGCACTGGGTAACATTAGGTGGTGCCGAAATTATGGGACTTGCTGATGAAATTGGATCACTTACTGAGGGTAAAAAAGCAGATGTGATTGTTATTCGCCATAAAGACGATTTTGTTCCAACCATGAATCCAGCTGGTTGTGTTGTACAAATGACGAAAGGCAGTGATGTTGATACGGTTATTGCTGATGGTGTTATTCGTAAACGTGATGGCAAACTTGTGGGATTTGATATGGCGAAAGTCGAAACACTCTCACAATGTGCATTTAATACGCTTTCTGAAAAATCAAAATCCTTTACAACGCTATCGGCACAAGAGGTTGAGAAGTTCTTCCGCCTTGCTGAACGTAAAGCCTCATTTAATTTTGCCCAAGCTTATAGCGATGACTATTTTGCTCATCAATTTAATGAGTAA
- a CDS encoding MarR family winged helix-turn-helix transcriptional regulator encodes MAISLEQIDIIDLISEKHTLLRSRIDTCWNAQSDIHLANSEWYILSRIVYEPATIAEISKTVAISRQAIHKFIRQLEQKGLINVFDMKDSKKLKGVEMTQLGRECYQRYDELKQEIITEIVSIIGEENKQLFEKLLRQPWFKEAL; translated from the coding sequence ATGGCTATTTCATTGGAACAGATTGATATTATTGATTTAATTAGTGAAAAACACACTTTGTTGCGTTCGCGCATTGATACCTGCTGGAACGCACAAAGTGATATCCATTTGGCTAATTCAGAATGGTATATCTTGTCACGTATTGTGTATGAACCCGCCACTATTGCTGAAATCAGTAAAACAGTCGCGATTTCCAGACAAGCCATTCATAAATTTATACGGCAATTGGAGCAAAAAGGCTTAATTAATGTGTTTGATATGAAAGACAGTAAGAAGCTAAAAGGTGTCGAAATGACTCAATTAGGTCGAGAATGCTATCAACGCTACGATGAGCTAAAGCAAGAGATCATCACCGAAATTGTGAGCATTATTGGTGAAGAAAATAAGCAGTTATTTGAGAAGTTATTACGCCAACCGTGGTTTAAAGAAGCACTGTAA